The proteins below come from a single Acidovorax sp. NCPPB 4044 genomic window:
- a CDS encoding carboxyl transferase domain-containing protein: MILESRLNSRSADFQANAAAMRTLVQDLRERAAQVAQGGSEAARAKHTARGKLLPRDRVRELLDPGSPFLEIAPLAALGMYGDEAPGAGLIAGIGRVSGVDCMVVCNDATVKGGTYYPMTVKKHLRAQEIAQQNRLPCIYLVDSGGANLPNQDEVFPDRDHFGRIFYNQAQMSAQGIAQIAVVMGSCTAGGAYVPAMSDESIIVKGQGTIFLGGPPLVKAATGEVVTAEDLGGGDVHTRLSGVADHLAQNDLHALQLARNAVRNLNRNRPHAAESVGPDAPLFEADELYGVIPVDTRKPFDVREIIARIVDGSEFDEFKARYGTTLVTGFARIEGMPVGIIANNGILFSESALKGAHFIELCCQRKIPLVFLQNITGFMVGRKYENEGIARNGAKMVTAVATAAVPKFTIVIGGSFGAGNYGMCGRAYSPRFLWMWPNARISVMGGEQAASVLATVRRDGIEAKGAAWSTEEEEAFKAPIRRQYEEQGHPYYATARLWDDGVIDPADTRRVLALGLAAARNAPIEETKFGIFRM, translated from the coding sequence ATGATTCTCGAATCCCGCCTCAATTCCCGCTCGGCCGACTTCCAGGCCAATGCCGCCGCGATGCGCACGCTGGTGCAGGACCTGCGCGAGCGCGCTGCCCAGGTGGCCCAGGGCGGCAGCGAAGCCGCGCGCGCCAAGCACACGGCCCGCGGCAAGCTGCTGCCGCGCGACCGCGTGCGCGAGCTGCTGGACCCGGGCTCGCCGTTCCTGGAGATCGCGCCGCTCGCCGCGCTCGGCATGTACGGCGACGAGGCGCCCGGCGCAGGCCTGATCGCCGGCATCGGCCGCGTGAGCGGTGTGGACTGCATGGTGGTCTGCAACGACGCCACGGTGAAGGGCGGCACCTACTACCCCATGACCGTGAAGAAGCACCTGCGCGCGCAGGAGATCGCGCAGCAGAACCGGCTGCCGTGCATCTACCTCGTCGATTCGGGCGGCGCCAACCTGCCGAACCAGGACGAGGTCTTCCCCGACCGCGACCATTTCGGCCGCATCTTCTACAACCAGGCGCAGATGAGCGCCCAGGGCATCGCGCAGATCGCCGTGGTGATGGGCAGCTGCACCGCCGGCGGCGCCTACGTGCCCGCGATGAGCGACGAGTCCATCATCGTGAAGGGGCAGGGCACCATCTTCCTGGGCGGCCCGCCGCTCGTGAAGGCCGCCACGGGCGAGGTCGTGACCGCCGAGGACCTGGGCGGCGGCGACGTGCACACGCGCCTCTCGGGCGTGGCCGACCACCTCGCGCAGAACGACCTGCACGCGCTGCAGCTCGCGCGCAACGCGGTGCGGAATCTGAATAGAAATCGGCCCCATGCCGCCGAATCCGTTGGGCCGGATGCTCCTCTTTTTGAAGCAGACGAGCTGTACGGCGTGATCCCCGTGGACACGCGCAAGCCCTTCGACGTGCGCGAGATCATCGCGCGCATCGTGGACGGCAGCGAGTTCGACGAGTTCAAGGCGCGCTACGGCACCACGCTGGTGACGGGCTTCGCGCGCATCGAGGGCATGCCCGTGGGCATCATCGCCAACAACGGCATCCTGTTCTCCGAATCGGCCCTGAAAGGCGCGCACTTCATCGAGCTGTGCTGCCAGCGCAAGATTCCGCTGGTGTTCCTGCAGAACATCACCGGCTTCATGGTGGGCCGCAAGTACGAGAACGAGGGCATCGCGCGCAACGGCGCCAAGATGGTCACGGCCGTGGCCACCGCGGCGGTGCCCAAGTTCACCATCGTCATCGGCGGCTCGTTCGGCGCCGGCAACTACGGCATGTGCGGGCGCGCCTATTCGCCGCGCTTCCTCTGGATGTGGCCCAACGCGCGCATCTCGGTGATGGGCGGCGAGCAGGCCGCGAGCGTGCTGGCCACCGTGCGCCGCGACGGCATCGAGGCCAAGGGCGCCGCCTGGAGCACGGAGGAGGAAGAGGCCTTCAAGGCGCCGATCCGCCGCCAGTACGAGGAGCAGGGCCATCCCTACTACGCCACCGCGCGGCTGTGGGACGATGGCGTGATCGACCCCGCCGACACGCGCCGCGTGCTGGCGCTGGGGCTCGCCGCGGCGCGCAACGCGCCGATCGAGGAGACGAAATTCGGCATCTTCCGCATGTGA
- a CDS encoding enoyl-CoA hydratase/isomerase family protein, whose product MTTTTQYRHLHVRQAGAVARVTLARAEVRNAFSDEVIAELTEAFGALGAQDSVRAIVLAAEGPAFCAGADLNWMRRMAGYSRAENVEDAGRLAAMLRTINECPKPTIARIQGDVYAGGVGLVAACDVAVAVDTAAFCLSEVRLGLIPATIGPYVARAMGERAARRYFITGERFGALEALRIGLVHEVVDFELLDEKLDAVLQAIAAAGPQAVAAGKALVRDIAGRPIDDALIASTVESIADIRAGAEGREGVQAFLEKRKPAWLPRQD is encoded by the coding sequence ATGACCACCACCACGCAATACCGCCATCTGCACGTGCGCCAGGCCGGCGCGGTCGCGCGCGTCACGCTGGCGCGCGCCGAGGTGCGCAATGCCTTCAGCGACGAGGTCATCGCCGAACTCACCGAGGCGTTCGGGGCGCTGGGCGCCCAGGACAGCGTGCGCGCCATCGTGCTGGCCGCCGAAGGGCCGGCCTTCTGTGCCGGTGCCGACCTGAACTGGATGCGCCGCATGGCCGGCTATTCGCGCGCCGAGAACGTCGAGGACGCGGGCCGGCTCGCCGCCATGCTGCGCACCATCAACGAATGCCCCAAGCCCACCATCGCGCGCATCCAGGGCGATGTGTACGCGGGCGGCGTGGGCCTCGTGGCCGCCTGCGACGTAGCCGTGGCGGTGGACACGGCGGCGTTCTGCCTGAGCGAGGTGCGCCTGGGGCTCATCCCGGCCACCATCGGCCCCTACGTGGCGCGCGCCATGGGCGAGCGCGCGGCGCGGCGCTACTTCATCACCGGCGAGCGCTTCGGCGCCCTGGAGGCGCTGCGCATCGGGCTGGTACACGAGGTGGTCGATTTCGAACTGCTCGATGAAAAGCTCGACGCCGTGCTGCAGGCCATCGCCGCGGCCGGCCCGCAGGCCGTGGCGGCGGGCAAGGCGCTGGTGCGGGACATCGCCGGGCGGCCCATCGACGACGCGCTGATCGCCTCCACGGTGGAGTCCATCGCCGACATCCGCGCGGGTGCCGAGGGGCGCGAGGGCGTGCAGGCCTTCCTGGAAAAGCGCAAGCCCGCGTGGCTGCCGCGCCAGGACTGA
- a CDS encoding DUF4126 domain-containing protein codes for MDALWLNIVQWLHAVGLHVDAGTARDVAEQARRATGALDMPGLLALAAALGWASGFRLYAVVFLVGAMGAGGWLALPEGLRLLQHPAVLLVSGLLLCVEFIADKVPWFDSLWDAAHAAIRVPAGALLAAGVFGADNGAMALAAGLMGGSLSATALATKMTTRAAANTSPEPVSNWLLSFFEDGLVVAVVWMATQHPVAFGIALVFMVAVSVLVLVLLLKFLRAVLRRLSAFFSRPAGAA; via the coding sequence ATGGATGCTCTCTGGCTGAACATCGTCCAGTGGCTGCACGCCGTGGGCCTGCACGTCGATGCGGGCACGGCGCGGGACGTGGCCGAGCAGGCCCGCCGCGCCACGGGCGCGCTCGACATGCCGGGCCTGCTGGCGCTGGCCGCGGCGCTCGGCTGGGCGAGCGGCTTCCGGCTCTATGCCGTCGTGTTCCTCGTGGGCGCGATGGGCGCGGGCGGCTGGCTCGCGCTGCCCGAGGGGCTGCGGCTACTGCAGCACCCGGCCGTGCTGCTGGTGAGCGGGCTGCTGCTGTGCGTGGAATTCATCGCCGACAAGGTGCCGTGGTTCGACAGCCTGTGGGACGCGGCCCATGCCGCGATCCGCGTGCCCGCCGGGGCGCTGCTGGCCGCGGGCGTTTTCGGTGCCGACAACGGCGCGATGGCGCTGGCCGCGGGGCTCATGGGCGGATCGCTCTCGGCCACCGCGCTCGCCACCAAGATGACCACGCGCGCCGCCGCCAACACCTCGCCCGAGCCCGTGTCCAACTGGCTGCTGTCGTTCTTCGAGGACGGCCTCGTGGTGGCGGTGGTCTGGATGGCCACCCAGCACCCCGTGGCCTTCGGCATCGCGCTGGTGTTCATGGTGGCGGTGTCGGTCCTCGTGCTCGTGCTGCTGCTGAAATTCCTGCGTGCCGTGCTGCGGCGGCTGTCGGCATTCTTTTCCCGGCCCGCGGGCGCGGCCTGA
- a CDS encoding acetyl-CoA carboxylase biotin carboxylase subunit produces MFDKILIANRGEIACRVAATARRMGVKTVAVYSDADASSQHVAACDEAVHIGGSAPQESYLRWERILEAARRTGAQAIHPGYGFLSENEEFAQACADAGLVFIGPPPSAIQAMGLKAESKQLMEKAGVPLVPGYHGADQDPALLQREADRIGYPVLIKASAGGGGKGMRAVDRSADFAAALDSCKREAINSFGDDAVLIEKYVQRPRHIEIQVFGDTQGQCVYLFERDCSVQRRHQKVLEEAPAPGMPPEMRARMGEAAVAAARAVGYVGAGTVEFIVEQREGGAMDFFFMEMNTRLQVEHPVTEAITGQDLVEWQLRVASGEPLPLAQEQLRITGHAIEARICAENPDNQFLPATGRLAVYRQPECTRFERGAVRIDDGVREGDAISPYYDSMIAKLIVHGDTREQALARLDEALSRVHIVGLATNVQFLRHVLRTESFAQARLDTALIQREQAVLFHQAPVALPLALAATVAHTLLAERAAERPGDPFGRRDGWQGWGENRRRFEVDCAGQAVAAVLTYRPGGTPVLQVEAGGTLLAEGPLVFSAAEGGEDIDLAFGGERTRARVYARGESRHVFTPRGAAQLTVLDRLAHAGETQAEGGRLTAPMPGKVVAFAVRAGDRVAKGQALAVMEAMKMEHTIAAPADGTVEELLYAPGDQVTEGAELLRLAVAA; encoded by the coding sequence ATGTTCGACAAGATCCTGATCGCCAACCGTGGAGAGATTGCCTGCCGCGTGGCGGCCACCGCGCGCCGCATGGGCGTGAAGACCGTGGCCGTGTATTCAGATGCCGACGCCTCCTCGCAGCACGTGGCCGCCTGCGACGAAGCGGTGCACATCGGCGGCAGCGCGCCGCAGGAGAGCTACCTGCGCTGGGAGCGCATCCTGGAGGCCGCGCGCCGCACCGGCGCGCAGGCCATCCACCCGGGCTACGGTTTCCTGTCGGAGAACGAAGAGTTCGCGCAGGCCTGTGCGGACGCCGGACTCGTTTTCATCGGCCCGCCGCCGTCCGCCATCCAGGCGATGGGCCTGAAGGCCGAGTCCAAGCAGCTCATGGAAAAGGCCGGCGTGCCGCTCGTTCCCGGCTACCACGGGGCCGACCAGGACCCCGCGCTGCTGCAGCGCGAGGCCGACCGCATCGGCTACCCCGTGCTCATCAAGGCGAGCGCCGGCGGCGGCGGCAAGGGCATGCGCGCGGTGGACCGGTCCGCCGACTTCGCGGCCGCGCTCGATTCGTGCAAGCGCGAGGCGATCAACAGCTTCGGCGACGACGCGGTGCTGATCGAGAAATACGTGCAGCGCCCGCGCCACATCGAAATCCAGGTGTTCGGCGACACGCAGGGCCAGTGCGTCTACCTCTTCGAGCGCGACTGCTCCGTGCAGCGCCGCCACCAGAAGGTGCTGGAGGAAGCCCCCGCGCCCGGCATGCCCCCCGAGATGCGCGCCCGCATGGGCGAGGCCGCCGTGGCGGCCGCGCGCGCCGTGGGCTACGTGGGCGCCGGCACGGTGGAATTCATCGTCGAGCAGCGCGAGGGCGGTGCGATGGATTTCTTCTTCATGGAGATGAACACGCGCCTGCAGGTCGAGCACCCCGTCACCGAGGCGATCACCGGGCAGGACCTGGTGGAATGGCAGCTGCGCGTGGCCTCCGGCGAGCCGCTGCCGCTCGCCCAGGAGCAGTTGCGCATCACCGGCCACGCGATCGAGGCGCGCATCTGCGCGGAGAACCCCGACAACCAGTTCCTGCCCGCCACGGGCCGGCTCGCCGTGTACCGCCAGCCGGAGTGCACGCGTTTCGAGCGCGGCGCGGTGCGCATCGACGACGGCGTGCGCGAGGGCGATGCGATCAGCCCGTACTACGACTCGATGATCGCCAAGCTCATCGTGCACGGCGACACGCGCGAGCAGGCGCTGGCGCGGCTGGACGAGGCGCTCTCCCGTGTGCACATCGTGGGGCTGGCGACCAACGTGCAGTTCCTGCGCCACGTGCTGCGCACCGAATCCTTCGCGCAGGCGCGGCTGGACACCGCGCTGATCCAGCGCGAGCAGGCCGTGCTCTTCCACCAGGCGCCCGTGGCGCTGCCGCTGGCGCTGGCCGCCACGGTGGCGCACACGCTGCTGGCCGAACGCGCCGCCGAGCGGCCCGGCGACCCTTTCGGGCGCCGCGACGGCTGGCAGGGCTGGGGCGAGAACCGCCGCCGCTTCGAGGTGGACTGCGCGGGCCAGGCCGTGGCCGCCGTGCTTACCTACCGGCCCGGCGGCACGCCGGTGCTGCAGGTGGAAGCCGGCGGCACCCTGCTGGCCGAAGGGCCGCTGGTGTTCTCGGCGGCCGAGGGCGGCGAGGACATCGACCTTGCCTTCGGCGGCGAGCGCACGCGTGCCCGGGTGTATGCGCGCGGCGAATCGCGCCACGTGTTCACCCCGCGCGGCGCGGCCCAGCTCACCGTGCTCGACCGGCTCGCCCACGCGGGCGAAACCCAGGCCGAGGGCGGCCGCCTCACGGCCCCCATGCCCGGCAAGGTGGTGGCCTTCGCGGTGCGCGCGGGCGACCGCGTGGCCAAGGGCCAGGCACTCGCTGTGATGGAGGCCATGAAGATGGAGCACACCATCGCCGCGCCGGCCGACGGCACGGTGGAAGAACTGCTCTACGCCCCCGGCGACCAGGTGACCGAAGGCGCCGAGCTGCTGCGCCTCGCGGTGGCCGCATGA
- a CDS encoding 2-hydroxyacid dehydrogenase yields the protein MTDILFCCTDTPPALWLEGLHAALPDARITVWEPGAPQAEYAVVWAPPQQFLDEQPRLRALFNIGAGVDALLKLRIPPGCRVVRLDDAGMAVQMAEYVCHAVIRHFREFDAYEAAEREGRWAFRKPRLRQDFPVGVMGLGVLGERVARALAHFEFPVQGWSRSPKAVEGVRTFHGTEGLQDFLGASRVLVNLLPLTPDTTDILRRETLSRLQPGGYVVNVARGAHLVEDDLLQLLDSGHLAGATLDVFRTEPLPAGHPFWGHPRVTVTPHTSARTLRAESIAQIARKIDALRQGAPSVAGEVDPARGY from the coding sequence ATGACCGACATCCTCTTTTGCTGCACCGATACGCCGCCTGCCCTCTGGCTGGAAGGCCTGCACGCCGCGCTGCCCGATGCGCGCATCACCGTCTGGGAGCCCGGCGCGCCGCAGGCCGAGTACGCCGTGGTCTGGGCCCCGCCCCAGCAGTTCCTGGACGAGCAGCCCCGGCTGCGCGCGCTCTTCAACATCGGGGCGGGCGTGGATGCATTGCTGAAGCTGCGCATTCCGCCGGGCTGCCGCGTCGTGCGGCTCGACGATGCCGGCATGGCCGTGCAGATGGCCGAATACGTCTGCCACGCGGTGATCCGCCACTTCCGGGAGTTCGATGCCTACGAGGCCGCCGAACGCGAGGGCCGATGGGCGTTCCGCAAGCCGCGCCTGCGCCAGGATTTCCCCGTGGGGGTGATGGGCCTAGGCGTGCTGGGCGAGCGCGTGGCGCGCGCGCTCGCGCACTTCGAATTCCCCGTGCAGGGCTGGAGCCGCTCGCCGAAGGCGGTGGAGGGCGTGCGCACGTTCCACGGCACCGAAGGGCTGCAGGATTTCCTGGGCGCGAGCCGCGTGCTGGTCAACCTGCTGCCCCTCACGCCGGACACCACCGACATCCTGCGGCGCGAGACGCTCTCGCGTCTGCAGCCCGGGGGCTATGTGGTCAACGTGGCGCGCGGCGCGCACCTCGTGGAGGACGACCTGCTGCAGCTGCTGGACAGCGGCCACCTCGCCGGCGCCACGCTGGACGTGTTCCGCACCGAGCCGCTGCCGGCCGGCCACCCCTTCTGGGGCCACCCGCGCGTCACCGTGACGCCCCACACCTCGGCCCGCACGCTGCGCGCCGAAAGCATCGCCCAGATCGCGCGCAAGATCGATGCGCTGCGGCAAGGCGCGCCGTCCGTGGCGGGCGAGGTCGATCCCGCGCGCGGCTATTGA
- a CDS encoding hydroxymethylglutaryl-CoA lyase produces the protein MPSLPTRARIVDVGPRDGLQNEKSPVPASVKIGLVHRLQAAGLTEIEVTSYVSPKWVPQMADNHEVMAGIERKAGVRYSVLTPNLKGYEAAVQDRPDEIVVFGSASEAFSQKNINCSIAESIERFAPVVEAARAAGIRVRGAMSCTVGCPYEGEVAPERVGYLAGLMKGIGVQHIGVADTIGVGTPRKVQRAIEATLAHYAVNDLSGHFHDTYGQALANTLAALEVGVWQFDTSVAGLGGCPYAKGATGNVATEDVVYMLHGMGIDTGIDLDALVDAGAYISDFLGRKPNSRAATALLNRRAG, from the coding sequence ATGCCCTCCCTTCCCACCCGCGCCAGGATCGTGGACGTCGGCCCGCGCGACGGGCTGCAGAACGAGAAATCCCCCGTGCCGGCCAGCGTCAAGATCGGCCTCGTGCACCGGCTGCAGGCGGCGGGCCTGACCGAGATCGAGGTGACGAGCTATGTCTCGCCCAAGTGGGTGCCGCAGATGGCCGACAACCACGAGGTCATGGCCGGCATCGAACGCAAGGCGGGCGTGCGCTACTCGGTGCTCACGCCCAACCTCAAGGGCTACGAGGCCGCCGTGCAGGACCGGCCCGACGAGATCGTGGTGTTCGGCTCGGCCAGCGAGGCCTTCAGCCAGAAGAACATCAACTGCAGCATCGCCGAGAGCATCGAGCGCTTCGCCCCCGTGGTGGAGGCCGCGCGTGCGGCTGGCATCCGTGTGCGCGGCGCGATGAGCTGCACCGTGGGCTGCCCCTACGAGGGTGAGGTGGCGCCCGAGCGCGTGGGCTACCTGGCCGGCCTCATGAAGGGCATCGGCGTGCAGCACATCGGCGTGGCCGACACCATCGGGGTGGGCACGCCGCGCAAGGTGCAGCGCGCCATCGAGGCCACGCTCGCGCACTACGCGGTGAACGACCTGTCGGGCCATTTCCACGACACCTACGGCCAGGCGCTCGCCAACACGCTGGCGGCGCTGGAAGTGGGCGTGTGGCAGTTCGACACCTCTGTCGCCGGGCTGGGCGGCTGCCCGTACGCCAAGGGCGCCACGGGCAACGTGGCCACGGAAGACGTGGTCTACATGCTGCATGGCATGGGCATCGACACGGGCATCGACCTGGATGCGCTGGTCGACGCGGGCGCCTACATCAGCGATTTCCTCGGCCGCAAGCCGAATTCGCGCGCGGCCACGGCGTTGCTCAACCGGCGCGCGGGCTGA